The Parambassis ranga chromosome 1, fParRan2.1, whole genome shotgun sequence genome includes a region encoding these proteins:
- the gprc5bb gene encoding G protein-coupled receptor, class C, group 5, member Bb, giving the protein MAVSPILICLLSLIGYGSSHPSPPPRGCSVDVDPPYRVLCDLEAVWGVVLEAVACSGGLASLVLAVLLLVKLPSISDPARRSGLGPLLLLLGTLLGIFIISLAFLVGKNQALCVVRRAFWGPLFALCFSSLLVQGVRLRRLVAGKSSPSGSTLAALGLALALVQGIISAEWVLLTVVREGHPACEYPPLDFALTCSYTLGLLLIAMGLSLGVVLCGGELVGEGGSSEEDREGDSEKRRWKCNAVWLFLSSLASALLWVAWLGFYLYGSQALRGKGNREKGGGGGKRDMKGLDEPALAVALVIQGWILLLFHAIPEAHLCLRKNPESNTQDFYDTGHTATPPHFGDELPAHSHRPFPENQAFSVEEHSATLQTGTYHSSHGSMRPGIAFRGHVYQPTEMALVMNGGTMPTAPINYTGRRLW; this is encoded by the exons ATGGCCGTCAGCCCTATCCTCATCTGCCTCCTGTCACTGATTGGCTATGGCTCTTCccacccttctcctcctcctcggggATGCAGTGTGGATGTGGACCCCCCTTACAGGGTGCTCTGCGACCTGGAGGCAGTGTGGGGCGTGGTTCTAGAGGCCGTGGCCTGCAGCGGCGGCCTCGCCTCTCTGGTCCTCGCCGTGCTCCTGCTAGTTAAGCTGCCCTCCATTTCCGACCCTGCCAGGCGCTCCGGCCTGGggcctctgctcctgctgctgggcACGCTCCTTGGAATTTTTATCATCTCTCTTGCTTTCCTCGTGGGGAAGAACCAGGCACTCTGTGTGGTTCGCCGAGCCTTCTGGGGACCCCTTTTTGCCCTCTGCTTTTCCAGCTTGTTAGTGCAGGGTGTGAGGCTCAGGAGGCTGGTGGCAGGGAAGAGCAGCCCATCGGGCAGCACGCTGGCAGCCCTGGGTCTGGCCTTGGCCTTGGTTCAGGGGATAATCTCTGCTGAATGGGTCCTGCTGACTGTAGTTAGAGAGGGTCACCCGGCCTGCGAGTATCCACCTTTGGACTTTGCCCTGACTTGCAGCTACACTCTGGGGCTGCTCCTCATAGCCATGGGTCTCTCTCTGGGGGTGGTGCTGTGCGGAGGAGAGTTGGTAGGAGAAGGAGGGAGTAGtgaagaagacagagaaggagacagtGAAAAAAGGAGATGGAAGTGTAATGCCGTCTGGCTCTTTCTTTCCAGTCTTGCATCTGCATTGCTCTGGGTGGCCTGGCTGGGGTTTTACCTTTACGGCAGCCAAGCATTGCGGGGTAAGGGCAACAGAGAAaaaggaggcggaggaggaaagagagataTGAAAGGGCTGGATGAGCCTGCACTGGCTGTGGCTTTGGTCATTCAAGGCTGGATCCTGCTGCTGTTCCACGCCATCCCAGAGGCGCACCTGTGTCTCCGGAAAAATCCAGAATCCAATACACAAGATTTCTATGACACCGGTCACACGGCTACTCCTCCACATTTTGGGGATGAGCTTCCTGCACACTCTCACCGACCCTTCCCAGAAAACCAGGCCTTTTCCGTGGAGGAGCACAGTGCAA CTCTTCAAACTGGAACATACCACAGCAGCCATGGCAGCATGCGTCCAGGCATTGCCTTCAGAGGACATGTCTACCAACCCACTGAGATGGCCTTGGTCATGAACGGTGGTACA ATGCCCACGGCCCCCATTAATTACACTGGACGTCGGTTATGGTAA